One window of Henckelia pumila isolate YLH828 unplaced genomic scaffold, ASM3356847v2 CTG_525:::fragment_3, whole genome shotgun sequence genomic DNA carries:
- the LOC140873109 gene encoding heat stress transcription factor A-2-like: MGPETATNELNVERNEENGGVMKVPNENEPFAGVVGKPYISLAEDADVGGGFFGRCGGDGDGDGDGVEAPGKEMPRPIERLGEMGPPPFLTKTYEIVNDPNTDSIVSWRSTGSSFVVWDPHRLSTDLLPKHFKHNNFSSFVRQLNTYQFRKINLGRWEFANENFQQGKKHLLKNIKRRKYDPQIRQGAVYNSLDSTKNSMEADLETLRSEQNATNEEIMMLRQQQENAQKHLASLKHRLDITKMKRKHMINFLMESLKDQMFLQNFTEKIKKKRAPLEVLKKRRYLNSCDSGGGNLFESMKIIDAHDIDDASLDEKTVLSSDDSGSCLLNHKAEAFSGTSSLGECPEKYFFLENLMEEEIIYQKEDEMVGLTKKQSDLILELEDLMAKPSPPCPASIA, encoded by the exons ATGGGGCCTGAAACAGCAACAAATGAGCTTAATGTGGAGCGAAACGAAGAAAATGGTGGAGTGATGAAGGTGCCCAACGAGAATGAACCGTTTGCTGGTGTCGTAGGAAAGCCATACATATCTCTTGCAGAAGATGCCGACGTTGGTGGTGGTTTTTTTGGCCGCTGTGGCGGTGATGGTGATGGTGATGGTGATGGTGTGGAGGCTCCAGGAAAGGAGATGCCGAGGCCAATAGAAAGGCTTGGAGAAATGGGGCCACCGCCATTTTTGACGAAAACGTATGAGATTGTGAATGACCCCAATACTGATTCTATAGTATCATGGAGAAGTACGGGGTCTAGTTTTGTTGTCTGGGATCCTCACAGGTTGTCCACTGATTTGCTCCCTAAACACTTCAAGCACAACAATTTCTCTAGCTTTGTTCGTCAACTAAACACTTAT CAATTTAGAAAGATTAATTTAGGCAGATGGGAATTTGCCAATGAAAACTTTCAGCAAGGGAAGAAGCATTTGCTAAAGAACATCAAAAGAAGAAAGTACGATCCTCAAATCAGACAAGGAGCTGTGTATAACTCGTTGGATTCAACCAAGAATAGCATGGAGGCAGATCTTGAGACACTGAGGTCCGAACAAAATGCTACCAATGAAGAGATAATGATGCTTAGGCAACAGCAAGAGAATGCACAAAAACATCTGGCTTCTCTTAAACACCGTCTCGACATCACCAAAATGAAGCGAAAACATATGATCAATTTCTTGATGGAGTCCCTAAAGGACCAAATGTTTCTGCAGAACTTCACtgaaaaaataaagaagaaaagGGCACCACTAGAGGTCTTGAAGAAGAGGAGGTACTTAAATTCTTGTGACTCAGGTGGTGGTAACTTATTTGAATCCATGAAAATCATCGATGCTCATGATATCGATGATGCTAGTCTTGATGAAAAGACAGTATTATCTTCTGATGATTCTGGCAGCTGTTTATTGAATCATAAGGCTGAAGCTTTCTCCGGAACAAGTAGCTTAGGGGAGTGCCCTGAAAAATACTTCTTTTTGGAGAACCTCATGGAGGAGGAGATCATATATCAGAAGGAAGACGAAATGGTAGGGCTGACGAAGAAACAATCTGAtcttattctagagttggagGATTTAATGGCAAAACCCTCCCCTCCATGTCCAGCATCCATAGCATAG